One window of the Archangium primigenium genome contains the following:
- a CDS encoding endonuclease/exonuclease/phosphatase family protein, whose amino-acid sequence MDRLPFGRGIIEGVPVAPPTHLPRREALRVYQGFDDLPPATGPRLLGDGVTMLVHHPHPRPVRQGPLRVMTYNILLGGERRALLEAYFAALEETGRMPDIIALQEACQPTAVELARDYGFHLAYQGRDIDGPVVNGKAILSRYPLLEAVHFTYDFPTEARVAAATRQGFMGELDEDRGAIFALIDVCGRPVALYNVHHSLGDSGINAGQLWQLQALVHAREGVPSIALGDFNANINVKQHYSLLPNPLRKHEPTETVLDYESRYGDVHPSVGDWGVGNIADVRVRRALHALEHELPDPLRRARALRVRMPDGSHMSPDEAREILVKGTHPKNSAMWMRLQDVADMSTLNSLPDGAGVVPATGKRFDTFFASRELEPLLLEVDHSTDASDHLPCIADFELRDLRH is encoded by the coding sequence TTGGATCGCCTCCCCTTCGGGCGGGGCATCATCGAAGGCGTGCCCGTCGCGCCGCCCACGCACCTGCCCCGCCGCGAGGCCCTCCGGGTCTACCAGGGCTTCGACGACCTGCCGCCGGCCACCGGGCCGCGACTGCTGGGCGACGGCGTGACGATGCTCGTGCACCACCCCCATCCCCGCCCCGTGCGGCAGGGGCCCCTGCGGGTGATGACGTACAACATCCTCCTGGGCGGCGAGCGCCGGGCGCTGCTGGAGGCCTACTTCGCCGCGCTCGAGGAGACGGGGCGGATGCCGGACATCATCGCCCTCCAGGAGGCGTGCCAGCCCACCGCCGTGGAGCTCGCGCGCGACTATGGCTTCCACCTGGCCTACCAGGGGCGCGACATCGACGGGCCGGTGGTCAACGGCAAGGCCATCCTCAGCCGCTACCCCCTGCTGGAGGCGGTGCACTTCACCTACGACTTCCCCACGGAAGCGCGCGTGGCCGCCGCCACGCGCCAGGGCTTCATGGGCGAGCTGGACGAGGACCGCGGCGCCATCTTCGCGCTCATCGACGTGTGCGGCCGCCCGGTGGCCCTCTACAACGTGCACCACTCGCTGGGTGACAGCGGCATCAACGCCGGCCAGCTCTGGCAGCTCCAGGCGCTCGTGCACGCCCGAGAAGGCGTGCCCTCCATCGCCCTGGGCGACTTCAACGCCAACATCAACGTCAAGCAGCACTACTCGCTCTTGCCCAACCCGCTGCGCAAGCACGAGCCCACCGAGACGGTGCTCGATTACGAGTCGCGCTACGGCGACGTGCACCCGAGCGTGGGCGACTGGGGCGTGGGCAACATCGCCGACGTGCGCGTGCGCCGCGCCCTCCACGCGCTCGAGCACGAGCTGCCCGACCCCCTGCGCCGGGCGCGGGCGTTGCGCGTGCGCATGCCGGACGGCTCGCACATGAGCCCGGACGAGGCGCGTGAAATCCTCGTGAAGGGCACCCACCCGAAGAACTCGGCCATGTGGATGCGCCTGCAGGACGTGGCGGACATGTCCACCCTCAACTCGCTGCCCGACGGCGCGGGCGTCGTGCCCGCCACCGGCAAGCGCTTCGACACGTTCTTCGCCTCGCGCGAGCTCGAGCCCCTGCTGCTCGAGGTGGACCACTCCACGGACGCCTCGGACCACCTGCCGTGCATCGCCGATTTCGAGCTGCGCGACCTGCGGCACTGA
- a CDS encoding RDD family protein, translated as MSKCLKCGASLPPVGECPACAAAALPPASRAVPAMLDKDIHIDRRRAQREEDPATLPSEPALPPGMIARPATPPGMAPAQRPTAAPPPTVRNVAPVVAAPRPPPAAAPQALAAPPTPHSPMPPTAVARPGVSAPAPRAAPPPAAARPPGTPGLPVMPPRPAPAPVAPPVAASEAEDASFSVDVDEEAPETLPVNTAAPVRPVPAPVPVAAPAPVPIAAPAPARAKPVAPPMPAAAGEVHARPASLWRRLLAFSIDTGAIAGIVALYLLLASSVAGVHKAQTNLTGLDAFLVQVRALQAVLIPGAALLVVLSLVYCAVAAFLWNGRTLGRWVLGLKLVDTRGMAPAPGRAIVRALLACVSFGFFLAGFWMALFDRRGQTLHDKLTSTYVVRPS; from the coding sequence TTGTCCAAGTGCCTGAAGTGCGGAGCCTCGCTGCCGCCCGTGGGGGAGTGCCCCGCCTGCGCCGCCGCCGCGCTCCCACCCGCCAGCCGGGCCGTGCCCGCCATGTTGGATAAGGACATCCACATCGACCGCCGACGCGCGCAGCGGGAGGAGGACCCCGCCACGCTGCCCTCGGAGCCCGCCCTGCCCCCGGGGATGATCGCCCGGCCCGCCACGCCGCCCGGCATGGCGCCCGCGCAGCGGCCCACCGCCGCGCCTCCGCCCACCGTGCGCAACGTGGCCCCCGTGGTCGCCGCGCCGAGGCCGCCTCCGGCCGCCGCGCCCCAGGCCCTCGCCGCTCCGCCGACGCCCCACTCGCCCATGCCGCCCACCGCGGTCGCTCGGCCCGGGGTCTCCGCGCCGGCTCCCCGTGCCGCTCCGCCGCCCGCCGCCGCGCGTCCCCCCGGCACGCCGGGACTGCCCGTCATGCCGCCGCGTCCCGCTCCGGCTCCCGTCGCGCCGCCTGTCGCCGCGTCGGAGGCCGAGGACGCGTCCTTCTCCGTCGACGTCGACGAGGAAGCACCCGAGACCCTGCCCGTGAACACCGCCGCGCCCGTGCGACCCGTGCCCGCCCCGGTTCCCGTCGCGGCCCCGGCCCCCGTGCCCATCGCGGCCCCCGCGCCCGCCCGCGCGAAGCCCGTGGCACCGCCCATGCCCGCCGCCGCGGGTGAGGTTCATGCACGCCCGGCCTCGCTCTGGCGCCGCCTGCTGGCCTTCAGCATCGACACGGGCGCCATCGCGGGCATCGTCGCGCTCTACCTGCTGCTCGCCTCGTCGGTGGCGGGCGTGCACAAGGCCCAGACGAACCTCACCGGGCTCGATGCGTTCCTCGTCCAGGTCCGCGCGCTCCAGGCCGTGCTCATTCCCGGCGCCGCGCTGCTCGTCGTGCTCTCGCTCGTGTACTGCGCCGTGGCGGCCTTCCTCTGGAATGGCCGGACCCTGGGCCGGTGGGTGCTGGGCCTCAAGCTCGTGGACACCCGGGGCATGGCCCCGGCGCCGGGCCGGGCCATCGTCCGCGCCCTGCTCGCGTGTGTGTCCTTCGGCTTCTTCCTCGCCGGCTTCTGGATGGCCCTCTTCGACCGGCGAGGCCAGACGCTGCACGACAAGCTGACGTCCACCTACGTGGTGCGGCCGAGCTAG
- a CDS encoding 16S rRNA (uracil(1498)-N(3))-methyltransferase — protein MIRLLVPLPEHAPSEVTLSGDRRHYLLHVLRLAEGDALEVFDGAGRAFDARVAAVEPETVRLTLGEARSTPAARAVHILQGLPKGDKLEWVLQKGTELGAAAFHPVATARSVVKLDPKRAEDRTSRWMKIVEEAARQCRRNDVPLVHPPRPLVEAARALAPGTLLLVLDEEESAAPLGELFRASAPGTPVALVIGPEGGLAREEVSALQALGARPVTLGRRILRTETAALAALTVMAHLDGELG, from the coding sequence GTGATCCGACTCCTCGTGCCGCTCCCCGAGCACGCGCCCTCCGAGGTGACCCTCTCGGGCGACCGGCGCCACTACTTGCTGCACGTGCTGCGCCTGGCCGAGGGCGACGCGCTCGAGGTCTTCGATGGCGCGGGCCGGGCCTTCGACGCGCGCGTGGCGGCCGTGGAGCCGGAGACGGTGCGCCTGACGCTCGGCGAGGCGCGGAGCACGCCGGCCGCGCGCGCGGTGCACATCCTCCAGGGCCTTCCCAAGGGCGACAAGCTGGAGTGGGTGCTGCAGAAGGGCACCGAGCTGGGCGCCGCCGCCTTCCACCCCGTGGCCACCGCGCGCAGCGTGGTGAAGCTCGACCCCAAGCGCGCCGAGGACCGCACCTCGCGGTGGATGAAGATCGTCGAAGAGGCGGCGCGGCAGTGCCGCCGCAACGACGTGCCGCTCGTGCACCCGCCCCGCCCGCTCGTCGAGGCCGCCCGGGCGCTCGCGCCGGGCACGCTGCTGCTCGTGCTCGACGAGGAGGAGTCCGCGGCGCCCCTGGGCGAGCTCTTCCGCGCGAGCGCTCCCGGGACGCCCGTGGCCCTCGTCATCGGCCCCGAGGGCGGACTGGCCCGCGAGGAGGTGAGCGCGCTCCAGGCGCTGGGCGCCCGGCCCGTCACGCTCGGCCGCCGCATCCTCCGCACGGAGACCGCGGCCCTCGCCGCGCTCACCGTCATGGCCCATCTGGACGGGGAGCTCGGTTAG
- a CDS encoding DUF962 domain-containing protein, producing the protein MLTPHTRALFDEYVSSHQHPTNRLTHKIAIPVIVLHAVAMLDWVRLVEVPALPGGVLTLAMVAWVFSTAWYLRADPKLGALVSAFMLLCIPLGRLLPVWAVIALAVGGWLIQLAGHAVWEKKSPSLFTNLVHALVGPLFFVALLSGAYALPERPVGTPQTVP; encoded by the coding sequence ATGCTGACACCACACACGCGGGCACTCTTCGACGAGTACGTCTCCTCCCATCAGCATCCCACCAACCGGCTCACCCATAAAATCGCCATTCCCGTCATCGTCCTGCACGCCGTGGCCATGCTGGACTGGGTGAGGCTCGTGGAGGTGCCGGCCCTGCCCGGAGGCGTGCTCACGCTCGCGATGGTGGCCTGGGTGTTCTCCACCGCGTGGTACCTGCGCGCGGACCCGAAGCTCGGCGCGCTGGTGTCCGCCTTCATGCTGCTGTGCATCCCGCTCGGTCGGCTGCTGCCCGTCTGGGCGGTCATCGCCCTGGCGGTGGGGGGCTGGCTCATTCAGCTCGCCGGGCACGCCGTGTGGGAAAAGAAGTCGCCTTCCCTCTTCACCAACCTGGTGCACGCCCTGGTGGGGCCGCTGTTCTTCGTGGCCCTGCTCTCGGGGGCTTACGCGCTGCCCGAGCGGCCCGTGGGCACGCCCCAGACGGTCCCCTAG